A window of the Natronomonas salina genome harbors these coding sequences:
- a CDS encoding enoyl-CoA hydratase/isomerase family protein, with protein sequence MADYETLEVGREDGVARIAFDRPESHNSLDEQMTGELADVAHDVVSDDDVRCIALTGNGSVFNTGADLTALSGDGSDEPTLRTLAGGLHEFLSQLLRAPKPVVTGVNGVAAGGGLGPAICGDVVLVGESARLEFAYPRIGLSADGGSTYLLPRLVGLRRAQELVFRDEPVEADEAVEIGLATEQVPDGDLDDRLEEEAARLADGPTRAYATTRRLLAESYGNSLDEQLAEEADGIAALTNTEDFSRGHAAFGGDEEPEFVGR encoded by the coding sequence ATGGCAGACTACGAGACCCTCGAGGTCGGTCGCGAGGACGGCGTCGCGCGCATCGCCTTCGACCGGCCGGAGTCGCACAACTCGCTGGACGAGCAAATGACCGGAGAGCTCGCCGACGTGGCCCACGACGTCGTCAGCGACGACGACGTGCGCTGTATCGCCCTGACCGGCAACGGGTCGGTGTTCAACACCGGCGCGGACCTGACGGCGCTGTCGGGCGACGGCAGCGACGAGCCGACCCTCCGGACGCTCGCCGGCGGCCTCCACGAGTTCCTGAGCCAGTTGCTCCGCGCGCCGAAGCCGGTCGTAACCGGCGTCAACGGCGTCGCGGCCGGCGGCGGCCTCGGACCCGCCATCTGCGGCGACGTCGTCCTTGTCGGCGAGTCCGCGCGACTGGAGTTCGCCTACCCGCGCATCGGGCTGTCCGCCGACGGCGGGTCGACGTACCTCCTGCCGCGGCTCGTCGGGCTCCGCCGCGCCCAGGAGCTCGTCTTCCGCGACGAGCCGGTCGAGGCCGACGAGGCCGTCGAGATCGGGCTGGCGACCGAGCAGGTCCCCGACGGCGACCTCGACGACCGCCTCGAGGAGGAGGCGGCGCGGCTCGCCGACGGGCCGACCCGGGCGTACGCGACGACGAGGCGACTGCTCGCCGAGAGCTACGGCAACTCGCTGGACGAGCAGCTCGCCGAGGAGGCCGACGGCATCGCCGCGCTCACGAACACCGAGGACTTCTCGCGGGGCCACGCGGCCTTCGGCGGGGACGAGGAGCCCGAGTTCGTCGGTCGATGA
- the glyA gene encoding serine hydroxymethyltransferase → MSYDEVREADPAVADALEGELERQEDTLAMIASENHVSEAVLEAQSSELTNKYAEGYPGERYYAGCEYADDVEELAIERAEDLWGADHVNVQPHSGTQANMGVYLAMLEPGDKILSLDLTHGGHLSHGHPANFAGQLFEVEQYEVDPETGYIDYDALAAHAEEFEPDIIVSGYSAYPREVNFGRVQETADDVGAYHLADIAHITGLVAAGVHESPVGVADFVTGSTHKTIRSGRGGIIMCDQQYADDIDAAVFPGGQGGPLMHNIAGKAVGFGEALEPEFERYAKQVVDNAKALGERLQEHGFSLVSGGTDTHLVLVDLRDSHPDTSGTVAEEALEEVGIVLNKNTVPGETRSAFNPSGIRAGTPALTTRGFDEEACERVADIIARVIDSPDDEGVKSEAAEEVEILCAEFPLYDREGQLTDSE, encoded by the coding sequence ATGAGCTACGACGAGGTCCGCGAGGCCGACCCCGCGGTCGCAGACGCCCTGGAGGGCGAACTCGAGCGCCAGGAGGACACCCTGGCGATGATCGCCTCGGAGAACCACGTCTCAGAGGCCGTCCTCGAGGCACAGAGCTCCGAGTTGACGAACAAGTACGCCGAGGGTTACCCCGGCGAGCGCTACTACGCCGGCTGCGAGTACGCCGACGACGTCGAGGAACTCGCCATCGAACGGGCCGAGGACCTGTGGGGCGCCGACCACGTCAACGTCCAGCCGCACTCGGGGACGCAGGCCAACATGGGCGTCTACCTGGCGATGCTCGAACCCGGCGACAAGATCCTCTCCCTGGACCTCACCCACGGTGGCCACCTCAGCCACGGTCACCCGGCGAACTTCGCCGGCCAGCTCTTCGAGGTCGAGCAGTACGAGGTCGACCCCGAGACGGGCTACATCGACTACGACGCGCTGGCGGCCCACGCCGAGGAGTTCGAACCTGACATCATCGTCTCCGGATACTCCGCGTACCCCCGCGAGGTCAACTTCGGGCGCGTCCAGGAGACCGCCGACGACGTCGGCGCCTACCACCTCGCGGACATCGCCCACATCACCGGCCTGGTCGCCGCCGGCGTCCACGAGTCGCCGGTCGGCGTCGCCGACTTCGTCACCGGCTCGACGCACAAGACCATTCGCTCGGGCCGCGGCGGCATCATCATGTGCGACCAGCAGTACGCCGACGACATCGACGCCGCGGTCTTCCCGGGCGGCCAGGGCGGTCCCCTGATGCACAACATCGCGGGCAAGGCCGTCGGGTTCGGCGAGGCCCTCGAACCGGAGTTCGAGCGGTACGCCAAGCAGGTCGTCGACAACGCGAAGGCGCTCGGCGAGCGCCTCCAGGAGCACGGCTTCTCGCTGGTCTCGGGCGGCACCGACACCCACCTCGTGCTCGTGGATCTGCGGGACTCCCACCCGGACACCTCCGGCACCGTCGCCGAGGAGGCCCTGGAGGAGGTCGGCATCGTCCTCAACAAGAACACTGTACCAGGCGAGACCCGCTCGGCGTTCAACCCCTCGGGCATCCGCGCCGGCACGCCGGCGCTCACCACCCGCGGCTTCGACGAGGAGGCCTGCGAGCGGGTCGCGGACATCATCGCCCGCGTGATAGACAGCCCCGACGATGAGGGCGTGAAATCGGAGGCCGCCGAGGAGGTAGAGATCCTCTGCGCCGAGTTCCCCCTCTACGACCGCGAGGGGCAGCTCACCGACTCCGAGTGA
- the tbsP gene encoding transcriptional regulator TbsP, with protein MKSNLVERTVADVLEEALADADGELYVVNPTPKTVEELVDVMDEDAPVVRLLAAEDSLKAVMDDFLVASRAADHVEADRLEIRSYEGGTNTLLVTESSVVSVVEAGDRVAGLATDDEAFIESAYDRFSGAWEDADEFQLRTPAITRVRSTLDEELGDPTASDFDAVLDSLETARGDGDGLDEVTISLLVAAKNEDLLYDISKWGEDVGIASKATFSRTKTRMEEMGLIDTEKVPIDVGRPRLRLKLGDERLQDADNGQLASVAQSMLAA; from the coding sequence ATGAAATCAAATCTGGTGGAGCGGACGGTCGCGGACGTCCTCGAGGAGGCGCTCGCTGACGCCGACGGGGAGCTCTACGTCGTCAATCCGACGCCGAAGACGGTCGAGGAACTCGTCGACGTGATGGACGAGGACGCGCCGGTCGTCCGACTCCTCGCCGCCGAGGACTCGCTGAAGGCGGTCATGGACGACTTCCTCGTGGCGAGCCGGGCGGCCGACCACGTGGAGGCCGACCGCCTCGAGATCCGGTCCTACGAGGGCGGCACCAACACGCTGCTCGTCACGGAGTCGTCCGTGGTCTCCGTCGTCGAGGCCGGCGACCGGGTCGCGGGGCTCGCGACCGACGACGAGGCGTTCATCGAGAGCGCCTACGACCGCTTCTCCGGCGCCTGGGAGGACGCCGACGAGTTCCAGCTCCGGACGCCCGCCATCACGCGGGTCCGTTCGACGCTCGACGAGGAGCTCGGCGACCCGACGGCCTCGGACTTCGACGCGGTGCTCGACTCCCTGGAGACCGCCCGCGGCGACGGCGACGGCCTCGACGAGGTCACCATCTCGCTCTTGGTCGCCGCGAAGAACGAGGACTTGCTGTACGACATCTCCAAGTGGGGCGAGGACGTCGGCATCGCCTCGAAGGCGACGTTCTCCCGGACGAAGACCCGCATGGAGGAGATGGGCCTCATCGACACCGAGAAGGTCCCCATCGACGTCGGCCGCCCGCGCCTCCGGCTGAAGCTCGGCGACGAGCGACTGCAGGACGCCGACAACGGCCAGCTGGCCAGCGTCGCCCAGTCGATGCTCGCGGCCTGA